One genomic segment of Choristoneura fumiferana chromosome Z, NRCan_CFum_1, whole genome shotgun sequence includes these proteins:
- the Elp3 gene encoding elongator complex protein 3, producing the protein MAKKKLLPNLSKEEKMVIVISEIIQELLVAHRQGKDVNLNKMKTRISSKYGLGTSPRLVDIIAAVPADSKSILLPKLKAKPIRTASGIAVVAVMCKPHRCPHINFTGNICVYCPGGPDSDFEYSTQSYTGYEPTSMRAIRARYNPYLQTRHRVEQLKQLGHSVDKVEFIVMGGTFMSLPEDYRDYFIRNLHDALSGHTSSCVAEAVKFSERAKTKCIGITIETRPDYCLQRHMSDMLNYGCTRLEIGVQSVYEDIARDTNRGHTVKAVCENFNLAKDAGYKIVAHMMPDLPNVDFERDVEQFIEFFENPAFRADGLKIYPTLVIRGTGLYELWKTGRYRSYPPSTLVDLIAKVLALVPPWTRVYRVQRDIPMPLVSSGVEHGNLRELALARMADLGTDCRDVRTREVGIQEIHNRVRPYEVELIRRDYVANGGWETFIAYEDPDQDILVGLLRLRKCASDTYRPELKPGKDAKFRQCSVVRELHVYGSVVPVNARDPTKFQHQGFGMLLMEEAERIAREEHGSDKMAVISGVGTRNYYAKIGYHLEGPYMVKML; encoded by the exons ATGGCTAAAAAGAAACTTCTACCGAATCTCTCAAAAGAAGAGAAAATGGTGATCGTCATATCGGAGATCATACAGGAGTTGTTAGTGGCTCACCGTCAAGGTAAAGATGTTAACCTCAACAAAATGAAGACGCGTATTTCGTCGAAATACGGCCTCGGGACGTCTCCTCGCTTGGTGGACATTATAGCTGCTGTGCCGGCTGACTCCAAGAGCATCCTTCTGCCCAAATTGAAAGCTAAACCTATTCGTACGGCGTCGGGTATTGCAGTAGTGGCAGTCATGTGTAAACCTCACAGATGTCCGCATATAAACTTTACTGGCAACATTTGCGTGTACTGTCCCGGCGGACCGGATTCAGACTTTGAATACTCGACCCAGAGTTACACTGGGTATGAACCGACCTCCATGAGGGCTATACGGGCCCGGTACAATCCGTACTTGCAGACTCGTCACAGAGTGGAACAATTGAAGCAGCTGGGACACAGTGTGGACAAAGTCGAGTTTATTGTGATGGGTGGAACGTTCATGAGCCTTCCGGAGGACTATAGAGACTATTTTATCAG AAACCTACATGATGCACTGTCTGGTCACACATCGAGCTGTGTTGCCGAGGCAGTCAAGTTCTCCGAGAGGGCCAAAACTAAATGCATCGGTATCACAATTGAGACTCGGCCTGATTACTGCCTGCAGAGGCACATGAGCGACATGTTGAACTATGGGTGCACCAG GCTGGAAATCGGTGTACAGTCTGTATATGAAGACATTGCCAGAGACACAAACAGAGGCCACACCGTTAAGGCTGTCTGTGAGAACTTCAACTTGGCTAAGGATGCTGGGTATAAG ATTGTAGCCCACATGATGCCAGACCTTCCAAACGTGGACTTCGAACGCGATGTAGAACAATTCATAGAGTTCTTTGAGAACCCAGCCTTCCGAGCTGATGGGCTGAAGATCTACCCCACTCTAGTGATCAGGGGGACTGGGCTGTATGAGTTGTGGAAGACCGGTCGGTACAGGAGCTATCCTCCGTCGACCCTGGTTGATCTGATTGCTAAAGTTCTGGCTTTGGTGCCACCCTGGACTAGGGTTTACAG GGTCCAACGCGACATACCGATGCCGCTGGTGTCCTCTGGCGTTGAGCACGGGAACCTGCGGGAACTGGCCCTGGCCCGCATGGCTGACTTGGGCACTGACTGCAGGGACGTCAGGACCAGGGAGGTCGGCATACAGGAGATACATAACCGCGTCAGGCCGTACGAG GTAGAACTAATAAGGCGCGACTACGTAGCTAACGGTGGTTGGGAGACTTTCATAGCTTACGAGGACCCCGATCAGGACATTCTGGTCGGTCTGCTGCGGCTAAGGAAGTGCGCTTCTGATACGTACCGGCCCGAGCTGAAGCCTGGGAAGGATGCTAAGTTCAGACAGTGCAGCGTGGTCCGGGAGCTGCATGTCTATGGGAGCGTTGTCCCG GTGAACGCCCGAGACCCGACCAAATTCCAGCACCAGGGTTTCGGGATGCTCCTAATGGAGGAAGCGGAGCGCATCGCCCGCGAGGAGCACGGCTCCGACAAGATGGCCGTCATATCAGGCGTCGGTACCAGGAACTATTACGCCAAAATTGGTTATCACCTCGAGGGCCCGTACATGGTCAAGATGctttga
- the LOC141437206 gene encoding kynurenine aminotransferase-like — MIKMTGGVAKFIALKPNKTSGVISSADWVLDEAELTSLFGPKTKMLILNTPHNPLGKVFDRRELEFIANLCKKHNVLCLSDEVYEWMVYEPHKHIRIATLPDMWERTITIGSAGKTFSVTGWKIGWAYGPANLMRNLQVVHQNCVYTCCTPVQEAVARSLEVEIGRFETPECYMSSLARELLPKRDFLVNLLKNNGFKPTIPDGGYFVVADWTALANKVDMSGETDKYKDLRFTKAFAKQASVMAIPPSVFYSDEHKNLGENYARFCFIKVRERQCGLLMKWSVFDRCIWGKN; from the exons ATGATCAAAATGACGGGCGGCGTCGCTAAATTCATAGCTTTGAAacct aacAAAACTTCAGGCGTCATTTCTTCCGCTGACTGGGTACTGGACGAAGCAGAATTGACCAGTCTTTTCGGCCCAAAGACAAAGATGCTGATTCTCAATACGCCGCACAATCCGCTAGGGAAAGTGTTTGATAGGAGAGAGTTGGAGTTCATAGCGAACTTGTGCAAGAAACACAATGTGCTGTGCTTGTCGGACGAGGTTTATGAATGGATGGTGTATGAGCCACACAAGCATATCAGGATTG CGACGCTGCCCGACATGTGGGAACGCACGATCACCATAGGCTCTGCCGGGAAGACGTTCTCGGTGACCGGCTGGAAGATCGGCTGGGCTTACGGCCCCGCCAACCTGATGCGTAACCTTCAAGTCGTGCATCAGAACTGCGTGTATACTTGCTGCACACCCGTACAG GAAGCTGTGGCCCGCTCTTTGGAAGTAGAGATCGGTCGTTTCGAGACACCAGAGTGCTACATGTCATCGCTGGCGCGAGAGCTTCTGCCCAAGAGGGATTTCCTCGTCAACTTGTTGAAGAACAACGGCTTCAAGCCCACCATACCCGATGGGGGGTACTTCGTGGTCGCGGATTGGACTGCTCTTG CAAACAAGGTGGACATGTCCGGTGAAACCGACAAGTACAAAGACCTGCGGTTTACCAAAGCGTTTGCGAAGCAAGCCAGCGTGATGGCGATCCCTCCCAGCGTGTTCTACTCGGACGAGCACAAAAACCTCGGCGAGAACTACGCCAGGTTCTGTTTTATAAAGGTGAGGGAACGCCAATGCGGGCTTCTGATGAAATGGTCCGTGTTTGATCGATGTATCTGGGGTAAAAACTGA
- the LOC141438267 gene encoding kynurenine aminotransferase-like produces MRASDDGPCLIDVSGVKTDKCKDLRFTKAFVKQASVMAIPPSVFYSDEHKNLSKNYARFCFIKKDENLALTEKLIAEWNSKK; encoded by the exons ATGCGGGCTTCTGATGATGGTCCGTGTTTGATCGATGTATCTGGGGTAAAAACTGACAAGTGTAAAGACTTGCGGTTCACCAAAGCGTTCGTGAAGCAAGCCAGCGTGATGGCGATCCCTCCTAGCGTGTTCTACTCGGACGAGCACAAAAACCTCAGCAAGAACTACGCCAGGTTCTGTTTTATAAAG AAAGACGAAAACCTCGCATTGACCGAAAAACTCATCGCAGAATGGAACTCAAAGAAGTAA
- the LOC141437057 gene encoding CIMIP2 protein CG18335-like, translating into MALDLVSIAQPHYIPGYTGHCPEYKYRIGDTYGSTTHKILLDPSVLHSERLVLSDRTSDDYQIFRPAQTDVDVVNARFRNGDPVYKHPMIPGYEGYLPRLNAHFGQRYTVMATEALSEFQKVQMNQRAAANQLERVVDLQAGKGKPWDLVDRFSATAEFKLPLVVVRPECAGILRNIPMDEAKLSPASHSTSPFFMEDGPDKFVKKGFAGHVPYGFQRFGESSKKLTNSALCDFSSNYRRRQSTEWAPVNVVKPDPPLSINPTEIYHKHVGMLPNYAGHVPGCLFRFGKTYGNDTRDAKRWLRGDYQS; encoded by the exons ATGGCGCTCGACTTGGTCAGTATCGCGCAACCGCATTATATCCCAGG CTACACCGGCCATTGCCCCGAATACAAGTACCGCATCGGGGACACCTATGGCTCCACCACCCATAAGATCCTGTTAGACCCTAGCGTCCTTCATTCGGAGAGACTCGTGCTGTCAGACAGGACTTCTGATGACTATCAG ATATTCCGTCCTGCCCAGACTGATGTCGATGTGGTCAACGCGAGGTTCCGCAATGGGGATCCGGTGTACAAGCACCCCATGATACCAGGGTATGAGG GCTACCTTCCCCGGCTAAACGCACACTTCGGCCAGCGCTACACAGTGATGGCGACAGAGGCGCTATCAGAATTCCAAAAGGTCCAAATGAATCAGCGAGCAGCCGCCAACCAACTCGAAAGGGTGGTAGACCTACAAGCCGGCAAAGGAAAACCCTGGGACCTCGTAGACAGATTT TCAGCGACAGCGGAATTCAAACTGCCTCTGGTTGTGGTGAGGCCAGAATGTGCGGGGATATTGAGGAATATACCAATGGATGAGGCCAAATTGTCACCGGCATCGCACTCAACGAGTCCGTTTTTCATGGAAGATGGACCGGACAAATTCGTAAAAAAGG gtttTGCGGGTCACGTGCCTTATGGCTTCCAACGATTTGGAGAATCATCGAAGAAGCTTACAAACTCTGCTCTTTGCGATTTCTCGTCTAACTACAGGCGAAGGCAAAGCACCGAGTGGGCACCTGTGAACGTTGTCAA ACCGGACCCGCCCCTCTCCATCAACCCCACTGAGATCTACCACAAACACGTCGGTATGCTGCCAAATTACGCCGGCCACGTTCCCGGATGCCTGTTCAG aTTTGGGAAGACGTACGGGAATGACACCCGCGACGCGAAACGCTGGCTCCGCGGGGACTACCAGTCGTGA